GATCTAAGAAAGAGAACAAAGGACTTTGCATTAAGGATTATACGTTTATTTTGTGCCATGCCGAAATCAGTGGAGGCGCAAGTCATGGGGAGGCAGTTTTTGCGTTCCGGAACCTCCGTGGGGGCTAATTACCGAGAGGCATTTCGTGCTCGCTCTGATGCGGAATTTATTGCTAAAATGGGAGATTGTCTTAAGGAGTTGGAGGAAACCTCATACTGGCTTGAACTTATGGCTGAATCTGGTGTAGTGTCAGGTGAAAAACTTGCTCGTTTGCTCGAAGAAACGAATCAGCTTATTGCAATCTTTGTGACAATCATCAAGAAAAGTAAGAAGTCGGAATTAAGAA
The sequence above is drawn from the Thermodesulfobacteriota bacterium genome and encodes:
- a CDS encoding four helix bundle protein, translated to MKGEKEDLRKRTKDFALRIIRLFCAMPKSVEAQVMGRQFLRSGTSVGANYREAFRARSDAEFIAKMGDCLKELEETSYWLELMAESGVVSGEKLARLLEETNQLIAIFVTIIKKSKKSELRNRSKFLNIS